Within the Dunckerocampus dactyliophorus isolate RoL2022-P2 chromosome 10, RoL_Ddac_1.1, whole genome shotgun sequence genome, the region CCGGCGAGGTGAGGTCACCCCAAAAGTTACCGAGGCTGCTGGGCCGGCGAAGGCGAGGCTCAGCAGCATGAGCAGCGGGATCATTTCGTCTCCTCCGTCCACGTACGGCTTGCTGAGGTCGCGGTCGTGGCAACGGAAGCCGACCTGCGGCGGCCGCACCACGTCCGTCAATTCCAGGAAGTAAAGCGACACCATGGAAGATGCCACAATGGGAAGCTGCAAGCGGTACCCCACAGTCATGTGACCCCACTAAAATGTTTTTGGCTCCagtctacaaaataaaatgtgtgcatgtctgtgtgtgtgtgtgtgtgtgtgtgtgtacctcgaCAAAGTAGAAACATGGCAGCAGAGTGAGACTGTCCTTTGAccacttttttttcatcttgTCTGACGGCGAACTCATCATCATCCTGCAGCACAATGCACATGTATGACATATAGTGAACACATACATGCGTGCatgccacacacgcacacgtctcAGGTTAAACGTGCACCTCACAGGGGGCGTGTCCCACCATAAAAGGTAATTAATGAGTTATTTCAATGCATGGGCACACACGGAGTTGCATCCTGAGATCAAATCAAACATAACATATAATTAAAGGGTAATTTGTTGTTGCGGTGGgtcgcatgcacacacgcacacacacacacacacgtactgcAGTGGAAAAAGAAGCCTGCGGTGAGGCTTTGGCTGTCTTTGTGCGAGTGCCATCACGTAGGCGTCTCACCTGATCAGATGTTTTGATCCCTGTCACCTTCGACCGAACGGCTTCACCGCAATCACCAGCTTCCTGTCGGCCACCGGCTTCTCCCGCGGCCCGCTCGGTCCAGTCCGCGTCTGCTCTGCCAGTTGGTGTCGGTTCTGCAGAGTGTGCAAGAGGCAGCTCTTCTCCTGATGACGCACGCTCCCGCGCACTGCAGCGTCGAAGTGTGCGCGTGCGCGTTTCGGCATTCAGGTCATTGATGCCCAAGAAGAGTTCAATATAGTGACGTCACAAACACAAGGTCCAAAAAAGGTCCCCTTAGAGCTCAAGCGTGACCGTGGGAAAAGCACGTGACATCACCATGCTGAAATCTTTCGACAAAACTGAAGCCGTATAATGACGTCTTTTAAAGTGGGGAAACAAAGAGATAGCGATTTCcacacaaaagccaaacaagttTTACTGCTgagacatttttaaatacatttgaatgAATGACAATGACTGACAGGCTTGTGACTGCGTCTCCTCCATTCGGTCACACCACTTTTATTAAAGTGACATCGCGGGCGGGAATTAAAGTGTGACACAGCCTTCCTTTCTCGAGTCCGAGGCATATTAATAAGGCATTCATTTTGAAACGTAATGATTATATCAACTCCCTGTtctattcaaaataaaagcacatggAACCAAAATAAAGCTGGCAACAGTCAACTTCCTGTTATGCTTTTTCATACACCACGTATGACATTTTGAGCCATTTGAGCTCATCTTAAATATTTTCTTTCCTCTGCTTATTGGAAAAAGTATCAATGGTGATCTTGCGTCATTTCAAAATGATAagatcaatcaatcaatgtgTAATCATTACAAGAGTGTCTATCAGAACTGATGACCACCTCTCCCATGATTGATTATTGATTATTCACGTGCACACGGCAGCTGGAGAGTGTTTtgctttcacttcctgttctggtCACACACGGGAGGGATGCCTTGCATCATGTGACGCTCTcagatgatgtcatcaccatGATGACATCTCAGGATGCGTGGGAGGAACTCTGCTGCGCGCCGCAGTCTATATCAGCCGTATGTGAGGGGGGACAGTCTGGCTGTAGGGCACCCTCCTCCGGAGCCCCAACACTGTCTGCCACTCCAACTGGAGGAGCGCCTACAAAGGGTTTTGTTTCTATGGCGACTGTGTTTGCATCTGCTGCTCTTCCTTCTGCGTTTGCTTCACCTTCTGCTGttgctcctcctccccctccactaGGTCcacctgctgctgctcctccaccTACTGCCACACTTCCCATCCAGAACTCTGCCACCACACTGATCTCAGTGGTTCCTGACCTTGGAAGGTCTTGACGATGGATTGCGTCCAATGTGGCTGCCCCCTCCTGGTGAGAAGAGGACAGTGCTTCGGTGATGATGGCGGCCGTCTGTGCCACCCAGTTGAGCTCCGAGCGCACCTCGCCACCACCCGGTGCAGAAGGGGAGGCTGCGGAGGAGGGTGGACTATCGGCCTGGGGCTGAAGGACGGAGGCGGGTCCGGTTTGGGAAGCACCAGCGGGTTCTGGCGGCCCAGCAGCAGCATTATTGTTGTTGAGGCTGTCCTGCAGCGCCGTCTGGTTGGCCTGACCCGCCTGCTGGTTGTGCAAGAGCATCTCCTGGATGCGAATCTGCTGTAAGATGGCGGGCAGCTCGTAGTGGTGGAAGAAGTAGATCATGGAGTGCTGGacgcagacaaaaaaaaaaaagagactaaACTCACCAGACTTAGGTTCTGCCCCGCAATGTTGTTGGCTCATTTTTTGGTAATTCAGTGAACTGCTTCTACTTCCTGCCTCAAGTTCACAAGAATGTAACCATGTGACAAAGACGAGTCAAGGAGAGCGTGGTGGTTGTGCAACTGACCTGGATGAAGAGCCAGGAAGTGACCAGCGCCAAGCTGCTGTACTGACCATTAAAGCGATAATGATATGCGTAGAAGGCAAAGTGATACAAATAGAAGAACCTGAAacacaaacaagaaaaacaagtcTTTCTAAGAAAGTTGGCCATAAACAATTGGGAACAGTCTTTTGCAGCAGCTACTGCCAGTAGTGAAAGAGAAGTTCACCTCAGCCAGTGCCGTTTGCTGGTGTTGGTGTGGCAACAGATGGCGTCGTATTGATCCGCCAACCACACAATAAGGATGATGTAGAAGGCCGTCGTCGTATCATTGAAGAACTCCGACATGATGGCCTCCATACCTGCCGACAGGAAAACTCTTTGGATATAACTTTGACCTCAGTATTGAAGCCTTGATAGTTGTGACACTTTTACAGGGGCATGAATCAAGCAAGGGGATTGAATCTGCAGCCCTTTGGACACACATCATGTTCGTTTCACATACCCACTGGTCAAAAGCTCAGAATTAAGGGCGATTGGTATCATTTGGTATCATGCTGAACTTGGGCACAATTCTCCCTCCCTTTTCTGGTCCCTGTTGGCGTGCGCTTACACTGAGCATGGCCCGTTTACTTGTCCAATCATGTttattctgctgttttactagaatttctctgattatgtggaatatttccagtcttatgtGGAGTTTTTctgatttattttgtgcaagATGGTCGCTGTCATTGATTTTCATGAGTCTCAAAAGCTTTTAGTTCGCACACAAATGTAGTTGCGGGTGAGTGAGTGTGCTATGGGTTTGacttttatatcatttttagcctttgtattttatttgtattacgaACTGTGTCATTTATCATTAAGAATCTGCAAGGAGCAGTCGCATTGTCATTCTATGACTCCACTATGTTGGAATTGTGCGGAGCCCTAGGACACCTCTACCCAAGTATTACAAAAAAGAAAGTGAATGTGTGTCAGGTCTGACTGCGATTTGGTTCGCCCCCTCCAGCTAAATATACCATGAATCAGCTGTTAAACAGATCTGGGCATGATCCAATTGGTTTAGTGTGAGTATGCCCTTTAAGAGGGGATGTCCAATCTTATATAGGTATagttaaataaaaatctaaGTATATTATTAGTTTTACTAGTAtcaattattttgttgtttttttttgtcgtttccttgtttaattgtttttccagaatgtgccgtgggccagtaaaaaacaagctgcaagccccaggccacactttgtacGTCACTGATTTAAAGGCAAGGCAACAGAAAGTCAGAGGACTTTTTCGAAAGTAAACTCACCGACGAGGGCAAGGATAACTGTGAGTAGTGGGGCTGCTGGGAAGGCGATAGTCATGTTCATCTCCAACATTTGCAAGAGGTCCACTGGAGAAAGGGACATACACGCACTGGGTCAAGGTCACACAAATGCTCTGAACCTTTATGGTTCCGGCTGATAGTTTATTTCACACTATATTTAGAGGCAACAAGGTTCACAAATGTGAGATGAGCCTACTAACCGATGAAGACAAAGATCTGGTGATGAGAGTACCTGAGCAGCATGGACACCGACAGGGtctgagaaaaataaaacacacaaaaagaaaggTCAACAAAGGTCGCTTCTGGTTGTTCCTCTTCCCGAGCAGCTAAAACAAGTTTTATATTCAGCAAATGAGAAAGAAACTAACACATATGACTGGTTATTTTTCAAAGATGTCATGTTCACAAGGCTGACTTGGACTACAATGGCTTACAAAGATGACCATAATGACAAAGGCAGCCAGGTAGGAGGTTCTGGCCATCCACATGCTAACGAAGCGGTAATGTTCTCCAGACACCACGTTCCTGAGGAAACCTGCATAGAAGCACACAGTTAGATCACCTCTCGAGGTCATATGATCTTTGTCTTAATTGGACAGCATACCTTTGTTCTCTTCGTTCTCAGCAAGCGCCTTCACACTGGACATCAGAATGTCATCATATCCTAAAAACTCATCCAACAGGAAGCGACTGAAGCCATCGCCAAAACACTCGTCCTTCATCGGatctaaaacacaaaaaggcttACAATCACACCACTCACCGTACAAGGTGTCACGTGACCGCTCAGAGACCGTGTCTCACCCAGCGTGACAACCATGACAGGGATGTTGAGTCTCTGTCGTGTGCTCTGAGACAGACGCAGGAAGCCGTACTCCAGAGAATATTCCACCATGTACTCCTCCTGCGGCCACACTGGAACAACAAAGCAGCTCTGTGATGATGAGGACCAGGAAGATAACACCTCCGATCCAGACGCTGTGTACCTTTCGTGCCTTGGCTGAAGGAGACGTCCTGGCTGTTGTTTGCACCTCCCGCCACTCCTTCCTCGCCTGCTCCAACTCGCCTTGTTAGAGACGGCTTCAGGCGAGGCTCCATGTCCAGTTCAAACTGGAccatttaaaattgtattagGCCTTGCACATGGATTTATATCTGGACTGGCATTTAGATTTATTTTGCTTATAGATTTAAATTTGGACTGTCTAAACGCAGCGCCTTTTCCTCTCACCTGCACTGAGCTGTTGTCAAATATCTCCAtcatctcctcctcttcctcctcctcctcttcctcttgcaGAGCTGCCAGACTGAGCCCAGCAATGCCTCCTCTCCCTCCGCCCGTGCCCCCATCCTCCTCCGAGTCGTAATACTGCAGGAAGACGGAGGCCCGGCTGGAGTTCCTCTGGATCTCCACACGTAGGATGCCGTCACGAGGCCAACGCTCCCTCACCCCCTCCAGACAGTTGATAGGTGAGCGAGAGAAGGCGATGTGAATGTAGGCAAggatgaagaggacaaagagCGCCTGATGATGAAGAGAAGTTGCGTTGAAGACTCATGTGACTCAATGCTGTTTAATGGCTGCCAAAAAGCTGTTTACCTTGAGAAGGACGAAGAACTCAAACACCCGCCTGAATGATGGCGGAAAGAGGCGGGCGTACGTGACAGCCATCTTAAAGAAAAGTGCATGGAAGAGGCGGTCTCTGACGTTGATGAGCGGGTTCTGGTTGATGTTGGGGTTCCGGATCCTGTTGGGCCCCATGTTATTGTTGTTGAGcgggatgttgttgttgttggcctGGTTCTCAGACATGGTCTTTAGATAAAGGCTGCCAACTGAGCTGAGAGGTCACTGCAGCAAGTAGTTTCTAGGTTAGCATGGCTGGCATCGCTCGTGTGCGCTTGCTCTTGCAGATGAAGACCTCGACGCTTGGGGTCGCCTGATCATCTGGATGCAACACACAGCAATGAGAAACACTAGGGGGTCCACCACACAATTCCCACAAGGCATTTCGTCTTTGAACGATTAGTTCAAACACTTCCACTAATTTGTTCACAATTCACTGTCATATATTTGGTAGAATAATGTGGCAGTTGAAGGCGAAGTGAATCATGTGACGCCCTTTTTACATCACCTACTGTAACACAAATGACGCAATTAAGTGAATGTTACGGCCTCTAAACTCAGGACAAAAACATCCTCCAGCTGTTTATACGAGCTCTTCCATGCATTTTGCTTTAACAACATTGGCTTACGTACCTGTTATTGACACCACAGCTTTGTGTCCATGTTGACGAGGTCTTCTCGTTTTTTCAACAAAAGACGAAAACAGAGATTGCGAATAAAAACAGAGCTAGCTAGTTAGTTAGCACCATTAGCTGTACCCGTTAGCCACACGCAGCAAAATAAAGAAGTTCGCTGCTAAAGTCGGCTTCAAAGCAAAGCTAGCAAGTAGCCGCGGTTACTTTTTTAAAGATATTTGAATTTCATCCGATGCACAACGTTGGATTCTTTACGACAAAGTCCATCAAGCGAACTGACGGGTGCTACTGGTATGAACCGGAAGTACGAAAATACAGGAAGGGTCCCCAAATTCCAAAATGTTCCGCGTcacagatgcagtttttttttttttaaataaatatacttCACGTCCATTATGTATTTGATTGTAATACATTTTAGGTCATCTTTCGCACAGTTCAcaataaatgtatttctttttcaagTAACCTATGAATGGTGAAGAAATTTGTCAAAGAcgtattaaaatgtaatattttattattgtgtttgagATTTAATTTTGATTATGTATCCCTAAAATAAAATGGGCTTTTGCGCCAACCTTTCATCAAATtgccaaaaataaattaaaaaaataaataatacagtcaGGCACATTAAAAGGCACCAGTATGTGGACTTTGGGGTCCTGGGGACTTTGTTGTATGAATGGTTGCGAAGTGAGAGCTTTTGTTGATGGAATTTATTTTACCACCTTTTAACCAGCTTGaagtatgacattattttaatatttttgtttaaacGGATGTGTTTTGATTCTCGTTGAAGACGATTGCGGAGCTACCATCGAAGTAAGTTCAGACCAGTCAATGTGCCTCTCACTTCCGATTGATAGCGTTTGAAAGATATATTCTAGACAGACGGGTAGCTctacatataaatatacatagcTGTGAAGATAAATATGTTGTAGATACGTGTCTAGACTC harbors:
- the tmem259 gene encoding membralin; the encoded protein is MSENQANNNNIPLNNNNMGPNRIRNPNINQNPLINVRDRLFHALFFKMAVTYARLFPPSFRRVFEFFVLLKALFVLFILAYIHIAFSRSPINCLEGVRERWPRDGILRVEIQRNSSRASVFLQYYDSEEDGGTGGGRGGIAGLSLAALQEEEEEEEEEEMMEIFDNSSVQFELDMEPRLKPSLTRRVGAGEEGVAGGANNSQDVSFSQGTKVWPQEEYMVEYSLEYGFLRLSQSTRQRLNIPVMVVTLDPMKDECFGDGFSRFLLDEFLGYDDILMSSVKALAENEENKGFLRNVVSGEHYRFVSMWMARTSYLAAFVIMVIFTLSVSMLLRYSHHQIFVFIVDLLQMLEMNMTIAFPAAPLLTVILALVGMEAIMSEFFNDTTTAFYIILIVWLADQYDAICCHTNTSKRHWLR